Part of the bacterium genome is shown below.
GCCTGGGACATGTAGTTCGTCGACGCGCTAAACGCAGTAAGATTGGAGACGGTCGGGTACTGCTGCGCCGACGCGATCCCCGACAGCGTTGCCGAGAGCATCACAACGCCAAGAACGATGATCGCGAGCTTTCGCATGATCCTTCCCCTCCTGAGTTGCCGACGCGACAGGAAGACCTGATCGTTCACCTGAGGCTCACTTGAATGCTAGCAGGACGAGAATTTTCGGTCTGCTCAAGATTGCTCACAACTCAGGAAAGCAAAGACGCGATCCCGGCGTCGGGCTCACGCGCATGAACATCCCCTACATGCTGGGCACGATGTTTACGCGGAACCGGGACCGCGCCAAGGTCATCGGCTTCTCCCCTCCTAATCGCAGGCGATCGCTACGTCAATGTGGCCCGCGGAGGAAACCGGGGTGGAATCCTCCAATACAGCGCGTGCAGGTGCACCAACAACGAGTTGAAAAGCCAAAACGCAAATTCCGGCTAGCATGAGCAGCACGTACGTGCCGCCCCCAGTCATTGGGGATCGGGGCGCGGGCAGGTCCTGGCTCCGCTCGCGATGGCTCCTCATCGTGGGCGCGTCATTGTTCGTATGCGTGGCCGCGGTGGGGGCGGCTCCGTTCCTCGTCCCGGCCGATCAGTTCCGGCCGCTGTTGATGCACCTGCTCACGGCTGACATTCAGCGTGACGTGCCTATCGATACCCTGCAGCTCCACGTCGTGCCGACAGTGCACATTCGAGCGACCAACGTGCGCATCGGGAATCCCGCGGGGTTCCCGGCCGGTGATGTGATCGCCGTCAAGACGATCAACTTTGGCGTCGCCCCCCTCGCGCTGCTTACGCGAAAGCTGGACGTCACATCCGTGACGGCGATTGGTGTGCAAGTAATGCTGAGGCGCGATCCTGCCGGACATACGAACTACGCACTCGGCGTGGCGGGCCCGGCCGGCCTGTTCAGTCTCGGCCACGTCCGCGCGATCACGCTGCGGGACGTTGCGATCAGTCTTGCCGGCATCGGTCTTCGCGGCGAAACCACGCCGGTGCTGGCGATAGGCGGGGTGAATGCCGCGGCTCGGTCGATCGATCCGAGCGCGCGGGACTGGGCCAAGCGCCTCGAGTTCGTCGCGGATCTGCGCGGGGCGGCCCTGACCATGCCCGCGCTGGCCGCGCCGGTGCGGTTCCAAACCGGCCGGCTTCAGGTCCGGAACGGCGTCGGCCAGGCCGCGTTTGCGGCGTCCCTCGAGACTATGCGCGCGACAGGGGCCGTGAAGATCCCGAGCTTCGCGCCGCTATCGATGACGTTCTCGATCGCCATCCCCGAGCTCAATCTCGAAACGATAGGGCGCACGTTCCACGGCGCCGTGGGCCGGCCCGCCGGCACCGCACCCGTCCCTTCGCAAAGCCGTTTCCTGGCCCGGGGTGTGCTCACGATCGATCGGCTGGCGGCGGCTCCGTAGGAGGCGACGCGCGCGACCGCACGGCTGAGCATCGGGGCAACGACGCAGCCAAGACTTTCGGTTACACGGCGACGGGCTGGAGGCGACGGCTCACGGAAGCTTCGGATTGGACGAGACGTTGAACTACGCGGGAACGGCGACCGTCCAGGTCGTGGCGTCGACGGCGCCACGACCGCGCGGCTTCTTCCCCGCGATCGGGAACGCGGTCGGCCAGGCGGTGAGGGGCATGATGGGTCCCACGGAGGTGCGGGCCGCCTTCTCGGTAGGGGGCACCTTCAACAAACCCGCGTTTGCCCCGGTCGGGTCTCCGGGGCTCCATCGCACGCCAAGCGGGTCGCCGCGGGCACCGGCGCCTCCAACACCGCTTCAGCAGCGGCCGCCGGAGAGTGCCAAATGAGGGCGGATTTTGAACGCATCTCCCTCGACCGCTCTTGCGACGCCGCGGCGGCCTCGAGTGCGAGGCCGCCGCGAGCAACTTCTCTCACGTCAATCGTCGCATCTCATGCTATGCCGATCTGGCAGTCCGTTTTCCGGTGAACAGCCGCATCAACCACAGTACGACCACGGCTCCCACAAAGGCGACGATGATCGACCCGATGTTCAGTCCCGTGGCCCCGGGGTGCCCGAAGGACTTGAAGATCCACCCGCCCACGAAGGCGCCGACGACCCCGATGACCAGATCTCCCAGGAGGCCCGCGGGCCCCTCTCCCGGCATAACCATCCTCGCCAACCAGCCCGCAATGATCCCGACGATAATCAATGCGAAGATACTCATTTGCCGACCTCCCTTCTCCTATGAGGAGCCGGATATCGAGCCGGCGTGGTGACGACTATCCGCCCTGCTGGTGCACGATGCGCCCAGCTTCCGTATAGGTGAGCCACTGACCGGTCTGCTGGTGACTCACATACCGCAGATAGCCGGGCAGGGACATGAAATTGGTCTGCGCGGTGAACGGAGTCAGGGTACTCACATTCGGATACTGCTGGGCCGAGGCGACACCCGCCAACGCCGCCGAGAACAGCGCCACGCCAAGGACAATGACCGCGAGCTTGCGCATGATCTTCATCTGATTTCCTCCTCCAGATTCCTGGGTTCATCTCAAACTGCAAATCAAGCGTACCAGGACAAGGGGTTCGCGTCCGCTCAAAATTGCTCACACCGCGCTCCTCGCGCCCATTCAGCGGCAGAGAGAGGACAGCGCAGCGCCGTCCCCTCTCTGTGATTCACTCTGCGTTTCCGAATCGTATCGATTCCGCCTGAGAGCTTGGCTCTCCCCAGCCCCTACTGCGTCGCCGAATGTACCGCCAATTCGGCGGGGTGCGCTGTAGCGATGATGTCTTTTGCCCGCGAGACCTCTGCCGACGTCCCGTGCACGAGCAGCAAAAACTTGTCCGACTTGAGCGCCGTTTCGTATTTCAAGATGCTGTCCTTCGGGATGCCGATGCTGTAGAGACCGGCCCCCAGAGCGCTCAATCCACCCACCACCGCCGCGCCCTCCAGCGCGCCGACGATCCACGTCACCATCGGCCCCGCCACGAGGATTGGGCCAAGGCCCGGAATCGCGAAGAAGGCGGCCCCGAGAAATAGTCCCCAGATGCCTCCCCAGAACGCACCGAGTTTGCCCCAGTATCTCATGCGGTCGCCGGTCGTATAGTAACCAACCACGTGTTGGTCCGTATGGTAGTCTTTGCCGATGATGGATAACTTGCTCATATCGAAACCCGCCCTCTGAAGCTCTTTCACCGCCTGCTCGGCTGCGGTATGCGTGTCAAAGACAGCAGCTGTTGCATTTAGCTTGGTCATTACGTCCGTTGCCATGTGACCATCTCCTCGTATTGTTGAAGTCGTCACCATTTCCACACCCACCACGTTGCCATGGCCAACGCAATCATCGCGAGACGAGCGATCAGACCAGATCTCATCTGAAGTGCCTCCTGCGCGGGGAGACTTAACCAGCTCACCCCACTGAGACGTCCTTCAAACAAACAATACTCGCGCTGAGTGGTGCGGACCGTTCAATTTTGCTCGCTGAGGGGACCCTGCGTCGCAGCGCCGCCGCCGCGTCGGGCTTGCCCGTCAGGCGTGAGGTGGCGTCCGGCAATATCGGACCGTGCTATACTCGCCTCATATTTGCGAGGAGGGAGCCGCATGGCCGTGTATCCGCAAGGCGGACAACGGTGCGTGTGCGGGGCCGAGTTGCAGCGGTTGGGGGAGGGAGAGCATTTCGAAATTCCCCTCAGACGAGTAAGCGCCGGCAAAGGCGACGCGCCGCACGAGGCCGGGATCGAGGTGGAGGTGTTTCGCTGTCCGACGTGCCGCCGCATCGAGTTTTTCCAGGCAGGAGGCGGACCTGAGGCGACCGTACGGTATGGCGGCTGAGCGAAAGAACACGGGTTCCGCCCTACGTTACGGGCAAGAAGCACCGGAGCAACCGGGCGAACCGGACCAATCGTTATAGCCAAATTATTGTAGATACACTTCGGCCATCGTTTTCCGGGATGGTGCTGAGTGAAGTGCATCCCACTTTGATGCCCCATGAAAATTGCGTGCCCAGGCGGCGGAACCTGGT
Proteins encoded:
- a CDS encoding general stress protein; this translates as MATDVMTKLNATAAVFDTHTAAEQAVKELQRAGFDMSKLSIIGKDYHTDQHVVGYYTTGDRMRYWGKLGAFWGGIWGLFLGAAFFAIPGLGPILVAGPMVTWIVGALEGAAVVGGLSALGAGLYSIGIPKDSILKYETALKSDKFLLLVHGTSAEVSRAKDIIATAHPAELAVHSATQ
- a CDS encoding AsmA family protein: MGASLFVCVAAVGAAPFLVPADQFRPLLMHLLTADIQRDVPIDTLQLHVVPTVHIRATNVRIGNPAGFPAGDVIAVKTINFGVAPLALLTRKLDVTSVTAIGVQVMLRRDPAGHTNYALGVAGPAGLFSLGHVRAITLRDVAISLAGIGLRGETTPVLAIGGVNAAARSIDPSARDWAKRLEFVADLRGAALTMPALAAPVRFQTGRLQVRNGVGQAAFAASLETMRATGAVKIPSFAPLSMTFSIAIPELNLETIGRTFHGAVGRPAGTAPVPSQSRFLARGVLTIDRLAAAP
- a CDS encoding GlsB/YeaQ/YmgE family stress response membrane protein, producing the protein MSIFALIIVGIIAGWLARMVMPGEGPAGLLGDLVIGVVGAFVGGWIFKSFGHPGATGLNIGSIIVAFVGAVVVLWLMRLFTGKRTARSA